In Megalops cyprinoides isolate fMegCyp1 chromosome 25, fMegCyp1.pri, whole genome shotgun sequence, a single window of DNA contains:
- the brd1a gene encoding bromodomain-containing protein 1 isoform X2, whose product MKKKARNNKAQVQKRPASPIRPSPNRETLTYAQAQRMVELEVDGRVHRISIYDKLGVLSDDDPTAQEMLECNSNKENSEKPQQAPVRSARLKNSQQRKSAALADQQGAQEQGSKLPEPKIRIVEYNLPAVPRRPATYYTYAEKTPEELDEEVEYDMDEEDYAWLELVNDKRRSEGFSQVSPNVFEFLMDRLEKEAFLEGQGRGGSDPRPPVDEDAVCCVCMDGECHDSNAILFCDMCNLAVHQECYGVPYIPEGQWLCRSCLQAPERPAECVLCPNRGGALKRTDDDRWGHVACALWVPEVGFADAVFVEPIDGVRSIPPARWKLTCYLCKEKGVGACIQCHRANCYTAFHVSCAQKAGLYMKMEPVGEAAGGEGDAGAFSVRKTAYCGAHTPAGCVRRPLAIYEDAGDKGGGRARPKGKHSKKKKGKKTASEPVAAVQTATVPSIPMQRLHIILSQVSVQKKKVFFERVLSYWTLKRQSRNGVPLLRRLQTTLQSQKTTQPKENEEESRALKEQLRDWHRLRHDLERARLLLELIRKREKLKREEMRLQQSVLEMELTPLTVLLRSVLDQLQEKDQARIFAQPVSIKEVPDYLDHIKHPMDFSTMRKRIEAQGYRNLDEFEGDFNLIVANCMKYNAKDTIFYRAAVRLRDQGGALLRKARRHAEAVGFDRESGLHLPEAPKVEPPPPFSWEDVDRLLNPANRAHLSLEEQLKQLLEKLDLTFAMKSCPSRSKRLKLLKKEISEVRCEMSPKKTPPAPAEPSQPAAVEAGPAAPSVEEDGDKSLPPKLEPSDSLPPSVNSDTNSEPPTLKPIDPSPDKCHKPAVTPDSDKTATSSPEEPPDGPTPESQPLPNGDVAEDAAPAPAEPPGPVGRRTAVLFRKSKSVSPQKPAGAGDASPPRPQLGTKTFLSVVIPRLETLLQPRKRSRSASGDSESDEPSPRKRFDAGLSNGFIIEQEKGLSPSRPLEPRRRCASESSISSSGSLPCSSSSFSLPKCGKGKPAPARRSTADDKAQLVACIESGNFAKAARLAADNRPQDAQGGLPSQWGVDSDTSPGRAQDWRADAVQVRRETLPRSLLRQQAQLAMAS is encoded by the exons ATGAAGAAGAAAGCCCGGAATAACAAAGCACAGGTGCAGAAGCGGCCGGCATCTCCCATCCGGCCCTCGCCCAACCGGGAGACGCTGACGTACGCCCAGGCGCAGCGCatggtggagctggaggtggacGGCCGCGTGCACCGCATCAGCATCTACGACAAGCTGGGCGTGCTGTCGGACGACGACCCCACGGCGCAGGAGATGCTGGAGTGCAACAGCAACAAGGAGAACAGCGAGAAGCCTCAGCAGGCCCCCGTGCGCTCGGCGCGCCTCAAGAACAGCCAGCAGCGGAAGAGCGCCGCCCTCGccgaccagcagggggcgcaggAGCAGGGAAGCAAGCTCCCCGAGCCCAAGATCCGCATCGTGGAGTACAACCTGCCCGCCGTGCCCCGGAGGCCCGCCACCTACTACACCTACGCGGAGAAGACGCCCGAGGAGCTGGACGAGGAGGTGGAGTACGACATGGACGAGGAGGATTACGCCTGGCTGGAGCTGGTCAACGATAAGCGGCGGAGCGAGGGCTTCAGCCAGGTGTCGCCCAACGTCTTCGAGTTCCTCATGGACCGGCTGGAGAAGGAGGCCTTCCTGGAGGGCCAGGGCCGCGGCGGCTCGGACCCGCGTCCGCCAGTGGACGAGGACGCCGTCTGCTGCGTCTGCATGGACGGTGAGTGCCACGACAGCAACGCCATCCTCTTCTGCGACATGTGCAACCTGGCCGTGCACCAGGAGTGCTACGGCGTGCCCTACATCCCCGAGGGCCAGTGGCTGTGCCGGAGCTGCCTGCAGGCCCCCGAGCGGCCCGCCGAGTGCGTCCTCTGCCCCAACCGGGGCGGGGCGCTCAAGAGGACCGACGACGACCGCTGGGGCCACGTGGCGTGCGCGCTGTGGGTGCCCGAGGTGGGCTTCGCCGATGCCGTCTTCGTGGAGCCCATCGACGGTGTGCGCAGCATCCCGCCGGCCCGATGGAAGCTCACCTGCTACCTCTGCAAGGAGAAGGGCGTCGGCGCCTGCATCCAGTGCCACCGCGCCAACTGCTACACCGCCTTCCACGTCAGCTGCGCCCAGAAGGCCGGCCTCTACATGAAGATGGAGCCCGTCGGGGAGGCCGCGGGAGGCGAGGGCGACGCCGGCGCTTTCTCGGTGAGGAAGACGGCCTACTGCGGCGCGCACACGCCCGCCGGCTGCGTCCGCAGGCCCCTCGCCATCTACGAGGACGCCGGGGACAAGGGCGGGGGGAGGGCCAGGCCGAAAGGCAAGCAcagcaagaagaagaagggcAAGAAGACGGCATCTGAGCCCGTGGCTGCGGTCCAAACGGCGACTGTGCCTAGTATCCCCATGCAAAG GTTACACATCATCCTCAGCCAGGTCTCCGTGCAGAAGAAGAAGGTGTTCTTCGAGCGCGTCCTGAGCTACTGGACGCTGAAGAGGCAGTCCAGGAACGGCGTGCCGCTCCTCCGCCGGCTGCAGACCACCCTGCAGTCCCAGAAAACCACTCAGCCG AAGGAGAACGAGGAGGAGAGCCGGGCGCTGAAGGAGCAGCTGAGGGACTGGCACCGGCTGCGGCACGACCTGGAGCGGGCGCGGCTCCTGCTGGAGCTGATCCGCAAGCGAGAGAAGCTCAAGAGAGAGGAG ATGAGGCTGCAGCAGTCTGTGCTGGAGATGGAGCTCACGCCCCTCACGGTTCTGCTGCGCTCTGTCCTGGACCAACTGCAAGAGAAAGACCAGGCCAGGATCTTTGCACAACCCGTCAGCATCAAAGAG gTACCAGATTACCTGGACCACATCAAGCACCCGATGGACTTCTCCACGATGAGGAAACGCATCGAGGCTCAGGGCTACCGGAACCTGGACGAGTTCGAGGGCGACTTCAACCTGATCGTGGCCAACTGCATGAAGTACAACGCCAAGGACACCATCTTCTACCGCGCGGCCGTGCGCCTGCGGGACCAGGGCGGGGCGCTGCTCCGGAAGGCCCGGCGGCACGCGGAGGCAGTCGGGTTCGACCGCGAGAGCGGCCTGCACCTGCCCGAGGCGCCCAAGGTGGAGCCGCCGCCCCCTTTCTCCTGGGAGGACG TCGACCGGCTGCTGAACCCGGCCAATCGGGCACACTTGtccctggaggagcagctgaagcagctCCTGGAGAAGCTGGACCTGACGTTTGCCATGAAGTCGTGCCCGTCGCGCAGCAAGCGGCTCAAGCTGCTGAAGAAGGAGATCAGCGAAGTGCGCTGTGAGATGAGCCCCAAGAAGACCCCGCCCGCCCCCGCGGAGCCCAGCCAACCGGCCGCAGTGGAGGCGGGGCCTGCTGCACCGAGCGTGGAGGAGGATG GGGACAAGTCTTTGCCACCGAAGCTAGAGCCATCGGACTCGTTGCCGCCTTCTGTAAACTCAGACACCAACTCAGAACCGCCTACACTCAAACCCATCGACCCCAGCCCAGACAAGTGCCATaaacccgctgtgacgcccgACAGCGACAAAACCGCCACCTCATCCCCCGAGGAGCCGCCGGACGGACCCACCCCGGAGAGCCAGCCGCTCCCCAACGGCGACGTTGCCGAGGATGCGGCCCCCGCGCCCGCCGAGCCCCCCGGCCCCGTCGGCCGGCGCACCGCCGTGCTCTTCCGCAAGTCGAAGAGCGTGAGCCCGCAGAAGCCGGCGGGCGCGGGCGACGCCTCGCCCCCCCGGCCGCAGCTGGGCACCAAGACCTTCCTGTCGGTGGTGATCCCGCGCCTGGAGACGCTGCTGCAGCCGCGCAAGAGGTCCCGCAGCGCCAGCGGGGACAGCGAGTCCGACGAGCCCTCGCCCCGGAAGCGCTTTGACGCAG GGCTGTCTAACGGCTTCATCATCGAGCAGGAGAAAGGGCTCAGTCCCAGCAGGCCGCTGGAACCTCGCCGCAGGTGCGCCTCGGAGTCCAGCATCTCCTCCAGCGGCAGCCTGCCGTGCAGCTCCAG